A window of the Teredinibacter franksiae genome harbors these coding sequences:
- a CDS encoding S-methyl-5'-thioinosine phosphorylase, with the protein MKKIAVIGGSGFYEFPELGRNESVSQMTRFSDTPIELRRAVLTGRSVFFMPRHGSAHHCPPHKINYRANIDALAALGVDAIIAVNAVGGISDACAPGNIVLPDQIVDYTWGREGTFFDEFEDEMCHVDFSYPLQSSFRKQMFDCLGREGLKVISNGVYGCMQGPRLETAAEIQKLQRDGCDLVGMTMMPEAVLAREKNISYLSICVVCNWAAGICSTKNTAEENDSQVAPLSVDDMKAVLEEKITKVRTALISALTLV; encoded by the coding sequence ATGAAAAAAATTGCTGTAATCGGTGGTTCCGGTTTTTATGAGTTCCCTGAGTTGGGGCGTAATGAATCGGTGAGCCAAATGACCCGTTTTAGTGATACTCCCATTGAATTACGCCGTGCAGTTTTAACCGGTCGCAGTGTTTTTTTTATGCCCCGACACGGCTCCGCTCATCATTGTCCTCCGCACAAAATAAATTACCGAGCCAATATTGACGCGCTGGCCGCGTTAGGGGTGGATGCGATTATTGCCGTTAATGCTGTCGGTGGCATTAGTGATGCGTGTGCACCTGGTAATATTGTGTTACCGGACCAGATAGTGGATTACACCTGGGGGCGAGAGGGCACTTTTTTCGATGAGTTTGAAGATGAAATGTGTCACGTCGATTTCTCCTACCCTTTACAGAGCAGTTTTCGCAAACAAATGTTTGATTGTTTGGGGCGGGAGGGCTTAAAGGTAATTAGTAATGGTGTGTATGGTTGCATGCAGGGGCCACGATTAGAAACCGCAGCAGAAATTCAGAAGCTTCAGCGCGATGGTTGTGATCTGGTTGGAATGACAATGATGCCAGAAGCTGTTTTAGCGCGTGAAAAAAATATAAGTTATCTTTCTATATGCGTTGTGTGTAATTGGGCCGCAGGAATTTGTAGCACGAAAAACACCGCTGAAGAGAACGATTCTCAGGTGGCACCATTATCCGTGGATGATATGAAAGCCGTTTTAGAGGAGAAAATCACAAAAGTTCGAACAGCCCTCATTTCGGCCCTTACTTTGGTCTAG
- the nagZ gene encoding beta-N-acetylhexosaminidase, translating into MFTETTLGPVVIDIAGTFLDDSDKELLSNPWVGGVILFTRNYSSVIQLQALTSAIKAINANLIIAVDHEGGRVQRFREGFTRIPTMQSVGNRFLIDAVEGLRCAREAGWLMAAELIASGLDISFAPVLDVDESLSDIIGDRSFGVSPNVVVQVARAFMAGMKEAGMANTGKHFPGHGGVRADSHLELPVDSRELKALESRDIVPFKALGAELDALMPAHILFPAIDAEPVGFSSWWIRQYLRQELQFKGVVFSDDLSMEGATGAGGYGSRALAALSAGCDAILVCNNRDGVLEVLHTLSTSLDKVPASRLESMSANVTQEWGALRQSERWNGAREILQNL; encoded by the coding sequence ATGTTTACTGAAACTACTCTTGGCCCCGTTGTAATCGATATTGCGGGGACATTCCTCGATGATTCGGATAAGGAATTACTTTCCAACCCTTGGGTTGGCGGCGTTATATTGTTTACGCGTAATTATTCTTCTGTTATTCAATTACAGGCGCTGACATCTGCGATAAAAGCGATTAATGCCAATTTAATAATTGCTGTGGATCATGAAGGGGGGCGAGTTCAGCGCTTTCGCGAGGGTTTTACCCGTATTCCAACTATGCAGTCGGTAGGTAATCGATTTTTGATTGATGCCGTTGAAGGTTTGCGCTGCGCCCGAGAAGCTGGGTGGCTAATGGCAGCGGAGCTAATTGCGAGTGGTTTGGATATTAGTTTTGCACCTGTTTTGGACGTGGATGAGAGTCTTAGCGATATTATCGGTGATCGCAGTTTTGGCGTTAGCCCAAACGTTGTGGTACAGGTTGCAAGGGCATTCATGGCTGGAATGAAAGAAGCCGGGATGGCAAATACGGGAAAACATTTTCCCGGTCATGGTGGTGTTAGAGCGGATAGCCATCTGGAGCTGCCGGTGGATTCACGCGAACTTAAGGCTTTGGAGTCTCGCGATATTGTACCCTTTAAGGCGCTTGGAGCCGAACTCGATGCACTTATGCCTGCGCATATACTTTTTCCTGCAATCGATGCCGAGCCGGTTGGTTTTTCTTCGTGGTGGATACGTCAATATCTGCGACAAGAACTCCAATTTAAAGGCGTTGTTTTTAGTGATGATTTATCTATGGAAGGTGCCACCGGCGCTGGAGGTTATGGTTCACGTGCACTGGCGGCGCTGTCTGCAGGGTGTGATGCAATATTAGTGTGCAATAATCGCGACGGTGTTTTAGAGGTGTTGCATACCTTGTCGACCAGCTTAGATAAGGTTCCTGCCTCTCGGTTGGAATCGATGTCTGCAAATGTTACCCAGGAATGGGGAGCTTTACGTCAATCTGAGCGCTGGAATGGTGCTCGAGAAATTCTTCAAAATTTGTAA
- a CDS encoding CsiV family protein gives MKNTDSKIELLPIQIKRSLMSVLAFATLTTTGISKTVAQGLLDVPLYEDWYQVEMVIFKRADNASESLRENWPKNLALAFPPNVQHLFQANKEGTTEADAIVESSTETHTLATEGATSDEIRSSSNAHTPFERLSEEGYIIKNAARALKRESGVAVLFHESWLQPMKSLKDAPALVIRGGDTFGEHRELEGTVTLSLSRYLHIHTDLWLTQFVANYGQQSEHWPELPAPPTAIETTVSNATETPAFDEAIELTDNNETLVIDLAGQDSFTTGNSSHNLDTGLNNFTSLADEPFLIKEIISLNQKRRMRSEELHYIDHPRMGILIKIIRFTTEPELQE, from the coding sequence ATGAAAAACACCGACAGCAAAATAGAACTCCTGCCCATCCAAATAAAACGCTCTTTAATGAGCGTGCTTGCTTTTGCAACATTGACCACCACAGGCATCAGTAAAACCGTTGCGCAAGGTTTGTTAGACGTACCGCTCTATGAAGACTGGTATCAAGTTGAAATGGTTATTTTTAAGCGTGCCGACAACGCCAGTGAGAGTTTGCGTGAAAATTGGCCAAAAAACCTCGCCTTGGCGTTTCCACCGAATGTTCAACACCTTTTTCAAGCTAATAAAGAAGGTACTACCGAAGCAGACGCTATTGTAGAAAGCTCCACCGAAACTCATACACTTGCCACTGAAGGCGCCACTAGCGACGAAATACGATCAAGCAGTAATGCCCACACACCTTTCGAACGGCTGAGCGAAGAAGGCTACATCATCAAAAATGCCGCCAGAGCACTGAAGCGGGAATCAGGCGTTGCCGTACTTTTTCACGAGAGCTGGTTACAACCAATGAAATCGCTCAAGGATGCACCGGCGCTAGTCATTCGCGGGGGAGACACTTTCGGCGAACATCGTGAACTTGAGGGTACCGTTACACTCAGTTTAAGCCGCTACCTTCATATCCACACAGATCTTTGGCTAACTCAATTCGTAGCCAATTATGGACAACAGAGCGAGCACTGGCCCGAACTGCCAGCGCCCCCCACAGCCATTGAAACCACAGTCTCAAACGCGACTGAAACGCCCGCTTTCGACGAAGCGATCGAACTTACCGATAACAACGAAACATTGGTTATTGATTTAGCTGGGCAAGACTCTTTTACAACAGGCAATAGCAGCCACAACCTAGACACTGGCCTGAACAACTTTACCAGCCTCGCAGACGAACCGTTTTTAATTAAAGAAATTATTTCGCTTAATCAGAAGCGCAGAATGCGCAGCGAAGAATTGCACTACATAGACCACCCCAGAATGGGGATATTGATAAAAATTATCCGCTTCACGACCGAACCGGAATTGCAGGAGTAA
- a CDS encoding mechanosensitive ion channel family protein, with translation MDALFEKINRLYVAGVGKENLWVVDMFVVVLVTLLVAAILGRFLQKLEAKSLQTKTVWDDALIRSLQRPAKWLVWGVGITTAADMASTASSSLILDSVDNVRHIGIVFIVAWFLTGFIKQAESNLMDPDYSHKPMDRTTAMALGKLLRVSVIITSLLVALQGLGYSVSGVLAFGGIGGIAVGFAAKDLLANFFGGLMIYLDRPFAVGDWVRSPDKDIEGTVEDIGWRLTRIRTFEKRPLYVPNATFTQISVENPSRMSNRRIYETVGIRYSDVSKMGDIVSEVKSMLLAHEAVATDSTIIVNFNSFASSSLNFFVYCYTHTTDWVKFHQIKQDVLLKVVGIVESHGAECAFPTTTLHIPEPVNVQALGPETGGMVAD, from the coding sequence ATGGATGCACTGTTTGAAAAAATTAATCGTTTGTATGTAGCGGGTGTCGGCAAAGAAAACCTTTGGGTCGTCGACATGTTTGTTGTTGTTCTAGTTACTTTATTGGTTGCAGCTATTCTTGGTCGGTTTTTACAAAAGCTGGAGGCTAAATCGCTACAGACAAAAACTGTTTGGGATGATGCGTTGATTCGCTCGTTACAGCGGCCGGCAAAGTGGTTGGTTTGGGGGGTAGGTATAACCACTGCCGCCGATATGGCCAGTACAGCTTCGTCGTCATTGATCCTAGATTCGGTCGACAATGTGCGCCACATAGGCATCGTTTTTATTGTTGCGTGGTTTTTGACGGGTTTTATCAAGCAAGCAGAATCAAATTTGATGGATCCCGATTATAGTCATAAGCCAATGGATCGTACTACGGCTATGGCGCTGGGCAAGCTTTTGCGCGTGTCGGTTATTATCACCTCTTTACTGGTTGCTCTTCAGGGGCTTGGGTATAGTGTCTCCGGCGTTTTGGCATTTGGTGGTATAGGTGGTATAGCGGTTGGTTTTGCCGCAAAAGATTTGTTAGCCAATTTTTTTGGCGGCTTGATGATTTATCTGGATCGCCCATTTGCCGTTGGTGATTGGGTTCGTTCTCCCGACAAGGACATTGAGGGCACAGTGGAAGATATAGGTTGGCGTTTAACGCGTATCCGAACCTTTGAAAAACGACCGCTTTACGTACCTAATGCAACTTTTACCCAGATATCGGTCGAGAACCCATCCCGAATGTCCAATCGTCGCATCTATGAAACCGTCGGTATACGCTACAGCGATGTGTCAAAAATGGGTGATATTGTGAGTGAGGTTAAAAGCATGCTGCTTGCCCATGAGGCGGTGGCTACGGATTCTACGATTATTGTGAATTTTAATTCATTTGCCTCCAGTTCATTGAATTTCTTTGTTTACTGTTACACGCATACGACTGACTGGGTGAAGTTCCATCAAATAAAGCAGGATGTACTGTTAAAAGTTGTCGGTATTGTCGAATCTCATGGAGCAGAGTGTGCCTTTCCTACCACTACGCTACATATTCCTGAGCCTGTGAATGTTCAGGCGCTTGGCCCTGAAACCGGCGGCATGGTGGCTGACTAG
- the mfd gene encoding transcription-repair coupling factor, with protein sequence MSINNTILPELPTQCGDRRNWTNLVNNSGSALTVAQAVINSDKNTLVIAPDMATAEIYRRDIACFLKARADENFKVTLFNDWETLPYDSFSPHQDIISERMRCLYHMHASEQCVVIVAATTLMQRLPPADFILSKSLILKVDDKLDRDSFRTQLVNAGYNAVDMVYQHGEFAVRGSLIDVYPMGSRSSYRIELFDNTVDSLREFDPESQRTIQKVQQIELLPGKEFPFDKNGINAFRCRWHEQFNVDHQQCMVYQDISAGLSPAGVEYYLPLFFESTSSLFDYLPENKEQTLVFVHEGVPSSIERYWRDIEQRYESRCGDRYRPILPTHTAFHTIDQIYSALKGFPRVTLHTGNQNQQSGSSVIAFTVTPELSIDHKANNPLHRLETFLLETSKRVLFCAESSGRKETLKEQLQKIGVEPKEISDVSLFFDSNDDIAITIADIDGSVNCTESGFILVSEQQLFGNRVSQKRRRTQATDDADSIIKNLTELKLDAPVVHIEHGVGRYKGLQTIEHGGQADEFLVLNYADETKLYVPVANLHLISRYSGADESHAPLHKLGSETWSKAKRKAAEKVRDVAAELLNIYAKRKAREGFAYTNPKDTYQQFSAGFPFEETPDQQTAILAVRDDMLSSQPMDRLVCGDVGFGKTEVAMRAAFIAAQNSKQVAVLVPTTLLAQQHFENFKDRFADWPVNVEVVSRFRTAKDLEAVQKKVEAGQVDIVIGTHKLIQGNIKYHNLGLVIIDEEHRFGVRQKEALKALRTNVDILTLTATPIPRTLNMSMSGIRDLSIIATPPAKRLSVKTFIRQSDDNLVKEAVLREILRGGQVYFLHNEVSSIEKRAAELQALVPEARIGIGHGQMRERELEAVMSDFYHKRFNILVCTTIIETGIDVPTANTIVIERADKFGLAQLHQLRGRVGRSHHQAYAYMLTPHKKAMTVDALKRLEAISEAQDLGAGFTLASHDLEIRGAGELLGDEQSGQMHAIGFSLYMDMLDRAVKAIQEGKTVDLELPEQAAVEINLRIPALIPDDYLPDVHTRLTLYKRLASVKTDDDLNDLQVEMIDRFGLLPDPIKNLVQQTRIRLQAETMGISKVEASKVGGRIEFASQTSVEPLTIVKLVQKQPQRYRLEGANQLKFSFEMESAQERLHQVNHVLQQLKQAS encoded by the coding sequence ATGAGCATCAACAATACCATCCTTCCTGAGCTCCCTACTCAATGCGGTGACCGCCGTAATTGGACGAACCTCGTAAACAACAGCGGAAGTGCTTTAACCGTAGCTCAAGCTGTGATCAATTCCGACAAAAATACGTTAGTTATCGCGCCCGATATGGCAACCGCCGAAATTTACCGCCGCGACATCGCCTGCTTTTTGAAGGCCCGAGCCGACGAAAATTTCAAGGTGACGCTTTTCAACGATTGGGAAACCCTACCCTACGATAGCTTTTCGCCACATCAGGATATTATTTCTGAACGTATGCGTTGCCTCTACCACATGCATGCGTCTGAACAATGCGTCGTAATTGTTGCCGCCACGACTCTCATGCAACGCCTACCACCAGCAGATTTCATTCTCAGTAAAAGTCTGATACTGAAAGTAGACGACAAACTAGACAGAGATAGTTTTAGGACACAATTAGTGAACGCGGGCTATAACGCGGTAGACATGGTGTACCAGCACGGGGAATTTGCTGTTCGCGGCTCGCTTATTGATGTTTACCCCATGGGCAGCCGCTCCAGCTATCGCATTGAGCTTTTTGACAATACGGTTGATTCACTGCGCGAGTTTGATCCTGAATCCCAGAGAACCATTCAAAAAGTACAACAAATCGAACTATTGCCAGGTAAAGAGTTTCCGTTCGACAAGAACGGGATAAATGCTTTTCGCTGCCGCTGGCACGAGCAGTTTAATGTGGATCACCAGCAGTGCATGGTATACCAGGATATTTCCGCCGGGCTGTCGCCTGCAGGAGTGGAATACTATCTGCCACTGTTCTTCGAGAGCACCTCCTCACTATTCGACTACCTTCCTGAAAACAAAGAACAAACACTTGTCTTTGTTCACGAAGGCGTACCCTCATCCATTGAGCGCTATTGGCGAGACATTGAACAGCGCTATGAAAGCCGCTGTGGCGACCGGTACAGACCCATTTTGCCCACCCACACTGCCTTTCACACCATCGACCAAATCTATTCGGCGCTAAAAGGGTTTCCACGGGTCACACTACACACCGGGAATCAAAACCAACAAAGCGGCTCCAGCGTAATAGCTTTTACGGTGACCCCCGAGCTGTCTATAGATCACAAGGCAAATAATCCTCTGCACCGGCTGGAAACCTTCCTACTGGAAACCAGTAAGCGCGTCCTCTTTTGTGCCGAGTCATCCGGCCGCAAGGAGACACTAAAAGAACAGCTGCAAAAAATTGGCGTCGAGCCCAAAGAAATATCGGATGTAAGCCTATTCTTCGACAGCAACGATGATATCGCAATCACCATTGCAGACATCGATGGCAGCGTAAATTGCACTGAATCGGGTTTTATTCTGGTCTCCGAACAGCAGCTTTTTGGTAATCGTGTTTCACAAAAACGTCGCAGAACGCAAGCCACCGACGATGCTGACAGCATTATAAAAAACCTGACTGAGCTCAAGCTGGATGCACCTGTTGTGCACATAGAACACGGCGTTGGGCGCTACAAAGGCTTGCAAACCATTGAACATGGGGGCCAGGCCGATGAGTTTCTCGTTTTAAACTACGCAGACGAAACAAAGCTCTATGTACCTGTGGCCAACCTACACCTCATTAGCCGCTACAGCGGAGCAGACGAAAGCCACGCGCCCCTACATAAATTAGGCAGCGAAACTTGGTCCAAAGCCAAGCGTAAAGCAGCGGAAAAAGTCCGGGACGTTGCTGCAGAACTGTTGAACATCTACGCCAAGCGCAAAGCCAGAGAAGGGTTCGCTTACACTAACCCCAAAGATACTTACCAACAATTCAGCGCAGGCTTTCCATTCGAAGAGACGCCAGACCAACAAACAGCTATTTTGGCTGTCCGCGACGACATGCTTTCCTCACAACCAATGGATCGCCTTGTCTGTGGTGACGTTGGCTTCGGCAAAACGGAAGTTGCCATGCGCGCCGCCTTTATTGCTGCACAAAACAGTAAACAAGTCGCTGTACTGGTACCTACAACGCTTCTCGCCCAACAACACTTTGAAAACTTTAAAGACAGGTTTGCCGACTGGCCCGTTAATGTAGAAGTAGTGTCTAGATTTCGAACAGCCAAAGACCTAGAGGCGGTGCAAAAGAAGGTAGAAGCCGGGCAAGTGGACATCGTTATCGGTACACACAAGCTTATCCAGGGAAATATTAAATACCATAATCTCGGCCTGGTCATCATCGATGAAGAGCACCGATTCGGTGTTCGCCAGAAAGAGGCTCTGAAAGCACTGCGCACTAATGTTGATATTCTCACCCTCACCGCAACACCCATTCCACGAACACTGAACATGTCCATGAGTGGTATTCGCGATTTATCGATAATCGCGACACCGCCAGCTAAACGACTCTCGGTTAAAACGTTTATCCGTCAAAGCGACGACAACCTCGTTAAAGAAGCGGTACTCCGAGAAATATTACGCGGCGGCCAAGTCTATTTTCTACACAATGAAGTCAGCTCAATAGAAAAACGCGCAGCAGAGCTACAAGCGCTAGTACCCGAAGCCCGTATCGGTATTGGCCACGGACAAATGCGCGAACGTGAACTGGAAGCCGTAATGTCGGATTTTTACCACAAACGCTTCAATATTCTTGTGTGTACCACCATTATTGAAACGGGTATTGATGTACCTACAGCCAACACCATTGTTATTGAGCGTGCCGACAAATTCGGGCTTGCACAGCTTCACCAGTTACGCGGGCGGGTTGGCCGGTCGCACCATCAAGCCTATGCTTACATGTTAACCCCCCACAAAAAAGCGATGACCGTCGACGCTTTAAAACGACTCGAGGCCATTTCAGAAGCCCAGGACCTTGGTGCTGGATTTACCCTGGCGTCACACGACCTCGAAATTCGCGGTGCCGGAGAACTGTTGGGAGATGAACAAAGCGGGCAGATGCATGCGATCGGCTTCTCGCTCTACATGGACATGCTGGATCGGGCTGTTAAAGCCATACAGGAAGGTAAAACCGTAGACTTGGAGCTACCAGAGCAAGCTGCCGTAGAGATAAACCTAAGAATTCCCGCGCTGATCCCGGACGACTACCTACCCGATGTGCATACACGGCTCACGCTATACAAACGCTTAGCTTCGGTAAAAACAGACGATGACCTCAATGATTTACAGGTAGAAATGATAGACCGCTTCGGCCTCCTGCCAGACCCTATCAAAAATTTGGTTCAGCAAACCCGTATTCGACTCCAGGCAGAAACCATGGGCATCAGTAAAGTTGAAGCCAGTAAAGTGGGTGGACGGATTGAATTTGCGAGCCAAACCAGCGTCGAACCCCTTACAATTGTTAAACTTGTCCAGAAACAACCACAACGTTACCGACTTGAAGGCGCAAACCAACTAAAATTCAGTTTTGAAATGGAAAGCGCCCAAGAGCGTTTACATCAAGTCAACCATGTACTTCAGCAACTTAAACAGGCCAGCTGA
- a CDS encoding NADH:ubiquinone reductase (Na(+)-transporting) subunit B: MKVLRNVLDSLEPHFHKGGKLEKWYALYEAADTMLFQPNDVTKTTAHVRDGVDLKRVMITVWLCVFPAMFYGMYNLGWQSNTILAEMGATGIEGWRGVIIAALAGHDPSSIWDNFIYGAAFFLPIYVVAFAVGGFWEVLFAIKRGHEINEGFFVTSILFALTCPPDLPLWQAALGISFGVVLGKEVFGGTGKNFLNPALTGRAFLFFAYPASMSGDAVWTAVDGYTGATALSVVAQQGMDVLNSQMTWLDAFFGQQQGSIGETSTLALIVGGCALVFTSIASLRIVLGVLIATIVTTLIYNVLGNAESNPMFAMPFWWHMVLGGYAFGLFFMATDPVSASMTNTGKWWFGGLIGFMVITIRVVNPAFPEGMMLAILFANLFAPLIDHFVVQSNIKRRLARG, from the coding sequence ATGAAGGTTTTACGTAATGTCCTTGATAGTCTCGAACCGCATTTTCACAAAGGCGGAAAGCTTGAAAAATGGTACGCGCTTTATGAAGCCGCAGACACCATGTTATTCCAGCCCAATGATGTCACCAAAACCACCGCACATGTTCGCGATGGTGTAGACCTCAAGCGTGTGATGATCACCGTGTGGTTATGTGTGTTCCCAGCGATGTTTTATGGCATGTACAACCTCGGCTGGCAGTCCAATACGATTCTTGCTGAAATGGGTGCAACCGGCATTGAAGGTTGGCGAGGCGTCATTATTGCGGCGTTAGCCGGGCATGATCCAAGCAGCATCTGGGATAATTTTATCTACGGTGCCGCGTTCTTCCTTCCTATCTACGTCGTGGCGTTTGCTGTAGGTGGATTTTGGGAGGTGCTGTTTGCAATTAAGCGTGGGCATGAAATTAACGAAGGTTTCTTCGTTACATCAATTCTGTTCGCCTTAACTTGTCCTCCGGACTTACCATTATGGCAAGCAGCGCTCGGTATTAGTTTTGGTGTGGTGCTTGGCAAGGAGGTGTTCGGCGGTACCGGTAAAAACTTCCTTAATCCAGCGCTTACCGGTCGAGCCTTTCTGTTCTTTGCATATCCGGCGTCTATGTCGGGTGATGCCGTATGGACTGCGGTTGATGGCTACACGGGCGCAACAGCGTTATCCGTTGTTGCTCAGCAAGGTATGGACGTACTGAATTCTCAAATGACCTGGTTGGATGCTTTCTTTGGGCAGCAGCAAGGGTCGATTGGTGAAACGTCTACATTGGCGCTTATTGTTGGCGGTTGCGCGCTCGTATTCACCAGCATTGCCTCACTTCGTATTGTTTTGGGTGTGCTTATTGCCACCATTGTTACCACGTTAATCTATAACGTTTTAGGTAATGCCGAATCAAACCCAATGTTCGCCATGCCATTTTGGTGGCACATGGTGCTAGGGGGGTATGCCTTCGGTCTGTTCTTTATGGCAACTGACCCTGTGTCAGCATCCATGACTAACACCGGTAAGTGGTGGTTTGGTGGTTTGATAGGGTTCATGGTTATCACTATTCGAGTAGTAAACCCTGCTTTCCCTGAGGGCATGATGTTAGCGATACTTTTTGCTAACTTGTTTGCACCACTCATTGACCACTTTGTTGTTCAGTCCAACATCAAGCGGAGGTTAGCACGTGGCTAA
- a CDS encoding Na(+)-translocating NADH-quinone reductase subunit A, with protein MIKIRRGLDLPITGAPRQSIEDGPSIRSVAVIGFDYHGMKPTMAAQVGDKVKKGQLLFTDKKTQGVRYTAPASGTVSAINRGYQRVLQSVVIDVEGDDAESFESFGQADLISLERDKVVSNLVASGLWTAIRTRPYSKVPAIDNLPAAIFVAAMDTNPLAADPTVIVNERAESFKNGLAVLSRLTEGKVFVCHAPNADIPKLESAAVQYETFGGVHPAGNVGTHMHFLAPVNAERFAWTVGYQDVMAIGDLFTTGQIDSSRVISLAGPQVETARLVRTVVGANLEELTAGQLSAGENRLVSGSIFGGRKAFGPTAFLGRYHNQVSVLLEGRERPFVHFMVPGFKRFSALPIYISALFKGMKFDFTTSCNGSERAMVPTGSYEKVMPLDILPTQLLRALIVGDTEVAQKLGCLELDEEDLALCTFVCSGKYEYGPILRDNLTRIEKEG; from the coding sequence ATGATCAAGATCCGTCGAGGATTGGATTTACCTATAACCGGGGCTCCCCGGCAATCCATAGAAGATGGCCCTTCGATTCGCTCAGTCGCTGTTATTGGTTTCGACTACCACGGTATGAAACCGACAATGGCGGCGCAGGTGGGCGATAAAGTTAAGAAAGGGCAACTCCTGTTTACCGATAAGAAGACGCAAGGCGTTCGCTATACAGCTCCAGCCTCTGGCACTGTCTCTGCGATAAACCGGGGGTATCAGCGTGTTCTGCAGTCCGTTGTTATAGATGTTGAAGGGGACGACGCCGAAAGTTTTGAAAGCTTTGGCCAGGCGGACCTTATATCTCTTGAGCGCGATAAGGTTGTTAGTAACTTGGTTGCATCGGGGCTTTGGACGGCTATCCGTACCCGTCCTTACAGTAAGGTACCCGCCATAGATAATTTGCCGGCGGCTATATTTGTCGCCGCTATGGATACCAACCCTTTGGCGGCAGATCCAACCGTTATTGTTAACGAGCGTGCCGAGAGCTTTAAGAATGGGCTTGCAGTGCTGAGCCGGCTTACCGAGGGTAAAGTGTTTGTTTGTCACGCGCCCAATGCCGATATTCCTAAGCTAGAGTCGGCGGCCGTCCAATACGAAACTTTCGGTGGAGTTCATCCAGCAGGTAATGTTGGAACGCACATGCATTTTTTGGCGCCGGTAAACGCCGAACGCTTCGCGTGGACAGTGGGCTATCAGGATGTGATGGCCATTGGTGACTTGTTTACCACAGGTCAAATTGATAGTTCTCGTGTTATATCTCTGGCCGGACCACAGGTAGAGACAGCTCGATTGGTACGCACCGTTGTTGGCGCGAATCTCGAAGAGCTTACTGCCGGGCAGCTAAGTGCTGGTGAAAACCGACTGGTATCGGGTTCTATTTTCGGTGGACGCAAGGCATTTGGGCCTACGGCTTTTCTTGGGCGTTACCATAATCAAGTGAGTGTTTTGCTCGAGGGGCGAGAGCGCCCATTTGTGCATTTCATGGTGCCTGGCTTTAAGCGCTTCTCGGCTTTACCTATTTATATTTCTGCCCTATTTAAAGGCATGAAGTTCGATTTCACTACATCGTGTAACGGTAGTGAACGCGCTATGGTGCCCACGGGTTCTTACGAAAAAGTTATGCCATTGGATATTTTGCCCACGCAGTTGTTGCGTGCGCTGATTGTTGGCGACACAGAAGTGGCCCAAAAACTGGGTTGCTTAGAATTGGATGAAGAGGATCTTGCCTTGTGTACGTTCGTTTGCTCCGGCAAATATGAATACGGCCCCATTCTTCGCGATAACCTCACACGTATCGAGAAGGAGGGTTAA
- a CDS encoding phosphoribosyltransferase family protein, whose amino-acid sequence MDSLLAQADTLYSYEQSVAAIEVLSDVLNKHFENFSGEKIVALTLLNGGIVFAGMLLPKLSFALQLDSVGVSRYREHETGRDLRWHSKPRASLVGANVLLLDDIFDQGITLEEVKAWCVDQGANSVESVVLAWKQLEESEGEACKAKPDFYALSIPDKFVVGMGMDFAGNYRNAPGIFVLKK is encoded by the coding sequence ATGGATAGTTTGTTGGCCCAAGCGGACACATTATATTCTTATGAGCAGTCGGTAGCGGCAATAGAGGTATTGTCGGATGTGCTAAATAAACATTTTGAAAATTTCAGTGGTGAAAAAATTGTCGCGCTAACGTTATTAAATGGCGGCATCGTTTTTGCTGGAATGTTATTGCCGAAATTATCTTTTGCTCTACAGCTCGATTCCGTTGGTGTATCACGCTACAGGGAGCATGAAACCGGTCGTGATTTACGTTGGCATTCTAAGCCTAGAGCTTCTTTAGTAGGAGCAAACGTTCTGCTCCTTGATGATATTTTTGATCAAGGTATTACGCTAGAGGAGGTTAAAGCTTGGTGTGTTGATCAGGGGGCCAACTCTGTAGAGAGCGTTGTACTTGCCTGGAAGCAATTGGAAGAGAGTGAGGGTGAAGCCTGCAAAGCTAAGCCAGATTTTTATGCGCTAAGTATACCGGATAAATTTGTGGTGGGCATGGGAATGGATTTCGCTGGTAATTACCGAAACGCGCCGGGAATATTTGTTTTAAAAAAGTAA
- a CDS encoding cold-shock protein → MADRELGTVKWFNNARGYGFITRGEETEDIFVHYRNIRGDGYRSLSEGQKVEFELQTGDKGLQAEDVACL, encoded by the coding sequence ATGGCTGATAGAGAACTCGGCACTGTCAAGTGGTTCAATAATGCACGTGGTTACGGCTTCATAACGCGTGGCGAAGAAACAGAAGATATTTTTGTACACTATCGTAATATTCGGGGAGATGGATATCGCTCTCTCAGTGAGGGGCAAAAAGTAGAATTTGAGCTCCAAACTGGCGATAAAGGGCTGCAGGCAGAGGATGTTGCTTGCCTTTAA